In one Candidatus Woesearchaeota archaeon B3_Woes genomic region, the following are encoded:
- a CDS encoding leucine--tRNA ligase: MVDFNKIAIKWQKRWEASKIFNVKEDPKKKKFYVLEMYPYPSGSGLHMGHARNYCIGDAFARFKRMQGFNVLYPMGYDSFGLPAENAAIKEKSHPKIFTENAIKNFIKQQKSLGLSYDWNRMVETHKPDYYKWDQWIFLKMFEKGMAYKRKSAVNWCPKCHTVLANEQVHNGKCWRHTETDVEPKELEQWFFKTTKYADELYDDIKKLTGWEEDVKLMQKNWINKKEWIDIEYDIDGTGKKLTVSTTRPDTNFGATFIVIAPEHPLLSKETGIVPEKYKRAVDDYIEKAKKKTDEERIEEGGKKQGVFTGLYCINQLTNKKMPVWVTDFVLMTVGTGVVVGVPGHDIRDFEFAKEYDLEIIRVVVGKDRDKTEITRKEQVQEEEGTMINSGFLNGMDIHTATKKIMDYMEEKGYGKRTIRYRLRDWLISRQRFWGTPIPIIYCDKCGEVPVPEKDLPVKLPDNIKFSSTKNPLMDYKPFTDVKCPKCKGPAKRETDTMDTFVNSSWYFLRYCDPKNDKKIFDPKKANYWMPIDQYIGGREHACMHLIYFRFYTKFLRDLGLIKFDEPAINLFNQGMLHKNGVVMSKSKGNVVLPEEVADKYGIDTARLFLLFVAGPDKDMEWSDESVEGNFRFLNKFYSLVDKKITDKKDSKQESKINKTIKECTSYIEEFKFNMAIISLMELTNYLYVKDEINKSVLEKLVLLMGIFTPHICEEMWEKLGNKEFISTSKWPKFDKSKIDEKSEAEEESISKLILDINKVLELAKVETPKKITLFVSEKWKYDFFSKIKKSLAKTRDIGTIIKSCMDSEHKKEISQLVPKLVKNESRIPKVIIEQSSELKNLEQNKKLVEDNFKCKVDIVKADDSQGAKAIPSKPAIFVE, encoded by the coding sequence ATGGTTGATTTTAATAAAATAGCCATAAAATGGCAAAAGAGATGGGAAGCTTCAAAAATATTTAATGTAAAAGAAGATCCTAAAAAGAAAAAATTTTACGTTCTAGAGATGTATCCATACCCTTCTGGGTCTGGACTACATATGGGCCATGCGAGAAACTACTGTATTGGAGATGCTTTTGCCAGATTCAAAAGAATGCAGGGATTTAATGTTCTATATCCAATGGGATATGACAGCTTTGGGTTGCCTGCAGAAAATGCAGCCATAAAAGAAAAAAGCCATCCAAAAATATTTACTGAAAATGCAATTAAAAATTTCATAAAACAGCAGAAAAGTTTAGGATTAAGTTATGACTGGAATCGAATGGTTGAGACTCATAAGCCGGATTACTACAAATGGGATCAATGGATTTTCTTAAAAATGTTTGAAAAAGGCATGGCCTATAAAAGAAAATCTGCTGTAAACTGGTGTCCTAAATGCCATACTGTTTTAGCTAATGAACAAGTACATAATGGAAAATGCTGGAGACATACTGAAACAGATGTAGAACCGAAAGAACTGGAACAATGGTTTTTCAAGACAACTAAGTACGCGGATGAATTATATGATGATATTAAAAAATTAACTGGCTGGGAAGAAGATGTAAAACTAATGCAGAAGAATTGGATAAACAAGAAAGAGTGGATTGATATAGAATATGATATTGATGGAACAGGTAAAAAGTTAACTGTTTCTACTACAAGACCAGATACAAATTTTGGAGCTACCTTTATTGTAATAGCACCAGAGCACCCATTGCTGTCAAAGGAAACCGGGATTGTTCCAGAGAAATATAAACGTGCTGTTGATGATTATATAGAGAAGGCCAAAAAGAAAACAGATGAAGAAAGAATTGAAGAAGGTGGGAAAAAGCAAGGTGTTTTTACAGGATTATATTGTATAAATCAATTGACAAATAAAAAGATGCCTGTGTGGGTTACTGATTTTGTTTTGATGACTGTCGGAACTGGAGTAGTTGTAGGTGTTCCTGGGCATGATATAAGGGATTTTGAATTTGCTAAAGAATATGATTTAGAAATTATAAGAGTTGTCGTTGGAAAAGACAGAGACAAAACAGAGATTACAAGAAAAGAACAGGTCCAGGAAGAAGAAGGAACAATGATTAACTCTGGATTCTTAAATGGAATGGACATTCATACTGCAACCAAGAAAATTATGGATTATATGGAAGAGAAAGGATATGGTAAAAGAACTATTAGATATAGATTAAGAGATTGGCTAATCTCCCGTCAAAGATTTTGGGGAACACCAATTCCAATAATCTATTGTGATAAATGCGGAGAAGTGCCTGTTCCTGAAAAAGATTTGCCAGTAAAACTTCCTGATAATATTAAATTCTCAAGTACTAAAAATCCTTTAATGGATTACAAACCTTTTACAGATGTTAAATGTCCAAAATGTAAAGGCCCTGCCAAAAGAGAAACAGATACAATGGATACCTTTGTAAATTCTTCATGGTATTTTTTAAGGTATTGTGATCCTAAAAATGATAAAAAAATCTTTGATCCTAAAAAAGCAAACTACTGGATGCCTATTGACCAATACATAGGTGGAAGAGAACATGCATGTATGCATCTCATCTATTTTAGATTCTATACAAAATTCTTAAGAGATTTAGGATTAATCAAATTTGATGAACCTGCTATTAATCTTTTCAACCAAGGAATGCTTCATAAAAATGGAGTTGTAATGTCAAAATCAAAAGGCAATGTTGTTCTGCCAGAAGAAGTTGCAGATAAGTATGGTATTGATACAGCAAGATTGTTCTTATTGTTTGTAGCAGGACCAGACAAAGACATGGAATGGTCTGATGAAAGTGTTGAGGGAAACTTTAGATTCTTAAATAAATTTTACAGTCTTGTTGATAAAAAAATAACTGATAAAAAAGATTCAAAACAAGAGAGCAAGATAAATAAAACAATAAAAGAATGTACATCTTATATTGAGGAGTTTAAATTTAACATGGCCATTATATCTTTAATGGAACTAACTAATTACTTGTATGTTAAAGATGAAATTAATAAAAGCGTTTTAGAAAAATTAGTATTATTAATGGGTATTTTTACTCCTCATATTTGTGAGGAGATGTGGGAAAAACTTGGGAATAAAGAATTTATTTCTACATCTAAATGGCCTAAATTTGATAAATCCAAGATAGATGAAAAATCAGAAGCAGAAGAAGAATCAATCTCTAAATTGATTTTAGATATAAATAAAGTTTTGGAATTAGCTAAAGTTGAAACCCCTAAAAAAATTACCTTGTTTGTATCAGAGAAATGGAAATATGATTTTTTCTCTAAAATAAAAAAATCTTTGGCAAAAACAAGGGATATTGGTACGATTATTAAATCCTGTATGGATTCAGAACATAAAAAAGAAATTTCTCAATTAGTCCCTAAACTAGTAAAAAACGAATCCAGAATTCCTAAGGTTATAATTGAACAATCTTCTGAACTAAAAAATCTTGAACAAAATAAAAAATTAGTTGAAGATAATTTCAAATGTAAAGTTGATATTGTAAAAGCAGATGATTCTCAAGGAGCTAAAGCAATACCTTCTAAACCAGCTATTTTTGTTGAATAA
- a CDS encoding aspartate-semialdehyde dehydrogenase produces the protein MGKVKVGIFGATGEVGQEIINVLDKLEFPVDELYLYAGKSAGKSLKTPFGKIVVQKADTADYSSLDLALWAISGDWSKTNWEKARGSGCYVVDNSSAFRYDDNVPLIIPEINGELLREHPSRLIANPNCTTAIAAIPLHILNQMAGIERIIFSTYQSASGAGNGGRNELLEQSRNYLDGESVEHSKFQYPLPFNVIPHIDRFQENGYTKEEMKTDWESRKILGLEDSVRISSGCVRVPVERSHAEDIMVETHTPINLDEYRFALDKEPMLKVCDDPLNNIYPMPINTSGNYQVEVGRIRQPEVFDNGVRMFVCGDQLLRGAALNATLIAQQLCSLEKFD, from the coding sequence ATGGGAAAAGTAAAGGTTGGCATCTTTGGTGCAACAGGAGAAGTAGGTCAAGAAATTATTAATGTTCTTGACAAATTGGAATTTCCAGTAGATGAACTGTATCTTTATGCAGGCAAATCTGCTGGAAAAAGTCTAAAAACTCCCTTTGGTAAAATTGTTGTTCAAAAAGCAGATACTGCAGATTATTCTAGCTTAGATTTAGCGCTTTGGGCGATTAGTGGAGATTGGTCAAAAACGAATTGGGAAAAAGCAAGGGGTTCTGGTTGTTATGTTGTAGACAATTCGTCAGCTTTTAGATATGATGATAATGTTCCTTTAATAATCCCAGAAATCAATGGAGAGTTGTTAAGAGAGCATCCATCAAGATTAATTGCAAATCCAAATTGTACTACTGCAATTGCAGCAATACCTTTACACATATTAAATCAGATGGCTGGAATCGAAAGAATAATTTTTTCTACTTACCAATCTGCAAGTGGCGCAGGAAATGGGGGTAGAAATGAACTGCTAGAACAATCTAGGAATTATCTTGATGGCGAATCTGTTGAACATAGTAAATTTCAATATCCTCTGCCTTTTAATGTGATCCCTCATATTGATAGATTTCAAGAGAATGGATATACAAAAGAAGAGATGAAAACTGATTGGGAATCTCGAAAAATTCTTGGGTTAGAAGATTCTGTGAGAATTTCTAGTGGTTGTGTGAGAGTACCTGTTGAAAGATCTCATGCTGAAGATATTATGGTTGAAACACATACACCTATAAATTTGGATGAATATAGATTTGCTTTAGATAAAGAGCCTATGCTCAAAGTTTGTGATGATCCATTGAATAATATTTATCCAATGCCTATTAACACTTCAGGGAATTATCAAGTTGAAGTAGGAAGAATCAGACAGCCAGAAGTTTTTGATAATGGTGTTAGAATGTTTGTCTGTGGAGACCAACTCCTGAGAGGTGCTGCACTGAATGCTACTCTAATCGCACAGCAACTTTGTAGCTTAGAAAAGTTTGATTAA
- a CDS encoding DNA-binding protein, which yields MNGTVKFFNNSKGFGFIAGEDGKEYFVHQTGLKEGLNLNENDQVTFDVEEGDRGPKAVNVNKE from the coding sequence ATGAATGGAACAGTAAAATTTTTCAATAATTCAAAAGGATTCGGATTTATTGCTGGTGAAGATGGAAAAGAATATTTTGTACATCAAACAGGATTAAAAGAAGGATTAAACTTAAATGAAAATGATCAAGTTACTTTTGACGTTGAAGAAGGAGATAGAGGACCAAAAGCAGTAAATGTTAACAAAGAGTAA